The DNA region TTTCCGTCCTCAGCAACCAACTCGTGGAGGTGGAACCACAAAGTGGGAAGTTAAAAGAAGAGGTGGGGAGGCAGTATGGCTCCCTGAAGGAAGTCAGTTTGCTGTTTCAGTTCTCAGTTTTGGGCACTGTAGGAGCTTCGACACAGAATTCCCAGTACTCTGCTGAACTCTTCTCTCCTTGCTCAGCTCCCACAGAGTTGTTCCTACTCCTGAGAGCACCAGCAAACCATCTGGAACTTGCTCACCGTCCTTTCACCCAGGCATACCTGCCAAACCCCTCGTTGCTTTCACCAACATTGCAccaagcattttctttttctcttgttctgGGAGGCGAAGTGGCTGGgcccacaagagttccaggccaGACCAGCCTGGTACCTAGGGGTGCAGTGGCAGTGGCTGGATCAGAAGCTGCAGGATCTGGGCACAGACACCTCTGTCCCCAAACATACACAATCTGCCCCTTCCTAGAGTCTCGCTCTCTTATGGGATCCTGGGACAGCTTGACCAAGGCCCTGTTAGGCCTAGAAGCCCTTCCTGCCCCACTTCCTGGAAGAAGGGCCTCCTTCCAGGCTGGTACTGGAATCCCAAAACCCACTGCACTTTGTTTTATACACAGATACTACAGGCCTTTGTTATCTTTGTAATAAGCTGAAACGTTTTTTATACGATTAGAAcactaaactttttttattattcatttttcgGTTCCTTACGTTTACTTCCACAATCGCCTTCTGAGACCTGCTCTGCCAGGCCCCGGCCGTCCTATTGCGGGATGACAAATCAAAAGGCTCCACACGGACCCCTCAGTCTGACGTGCCCTCTCGCCAGAATTCAAAATGAGGCGAGAAGAGGCATCACCCTCACCGCCGTGGCGTTACTAAGTCGGGTCGGGGACAAACGCCTCTTTCCGGCCGGAACAGGAACTAGGCACACTGCGCAAGTGCGAGGGCTGAGACTTGTAGGTCTAAAAGCCTCGCGAGGCTTGTGGGTCGGCCTTCTTCCAGAGAGCGTCCCCAAGGCCGGTCCGAGGGGCGAGCCACCCGGGTTAGGGGCGGAGCTGAGCGATGGCATCTGGAGCAGTTTGTCGACTGACCTTGGCCACGATCCGGTCCGGAGCTCTCGGGAGCCGGCCGGGAAGGTGGAAAGGTGGCGATGTCTGTGCCTTACGGGGCGCCTCAGGCCTAAGCCTGGTACCGTCGAGGTCAGTCATCGTTACTCGCAGCGGCGCCATTTTGCCCAAACCGGTTAAAGTGAGTGTCTGGAGGCGGGGCGTAAAGGGCCTGAGGCCAATCATCGTGGGGAGTGTGCGCGGCTCTACGCCGATTGACAAATCAAAGACCAATCATAGGATCTCTTTAACCTGTAACGTGGACCCAGGGAAGGCTTTTGCGCCAAAGGGTTGCTAATTTTGACAGGTGAGGGCAGTGACTGGGCGAATGGAAACCAACAGGGGGAAGAGTTGAGACAGGCTGCTTGTGGCCTAGCTTACTTTGAGGTGTGCGCAGCCTTATGTCTTTGAGACCAGAAGACTCGCTTATGAATCCAGCCTAGCAAGTCCGGTAACCATTTATGCCCTGTGTACCTCGCAGTTGATTAGCTGAAATAATGAATTGTGAAAAGACTTTGTAAATAAAGGGTATGTGGGACAGATTTTATGAGTTCTGACCTGTTATTCAATTTATGTAATTCATGCTTCGTGTAGGGAAGTATTATggtccctattttttttttatggatatatcacattttatttttttattatttatttatttatttattaaaaaaaagattaactaacacaacatttagaaatcattccattctacatatgcaatcagtaattcttaatattatcacatagatgtatgatcatcatttcttagtacatttgcattgatttagaaaaagaaatagtaagacaacagcgaaagaaaatgataatatagagaaaaaataaaaattaaaaaatacaaaaagtatatataaaaaacacaaacaaacaaaaaaaactatagctcagatgcagcttcattcagtgttttaacataattacattacaattaggtagtattgtactgtccatttttgagtttttgtatctagtcctgttgcacagtctgtatcccttcagctccaattacccattatcttaccctatttctaactcctgatggtctctgttaccaatgacatattccaagtttattctctagtgtcggttcacatcattgggaccatacagtatttgtcctttagtttttggctagtctcacccagcataatgttctctaggtccatccatgttattacatgcttcataagtttattctgtcttaaagctgcataatattccatcgtatgtatataccacagtttgtttattcactcgtctgttgatggacattttggctgtttccatctctttgcaattgtaaataatgctgctataaacattggtgtgcaaatttccatttgtgtctttgcccttaagtcctctgagtagatacctagcaatggtattgctgggtcatatggcaattctatattcagttttttgaggaaccgccaaactgccttccacagtggttgcaccatttgacattcccaccaacagtggatgagtgtgcctctttctccgcatcctctccagcacttgtcattttctgttttgttgataatggccattctggtgggtgtgagatgatatctcattgtggttttgatctgcatttctctaatggccaggaacattgagcatctcttcatgtgccttttggccatttgtatttcctcttttgagaggtgtctgttcaagtctttttcccattttgtaattgggttggctatctttttgttgttgagttgaacaatctctttataaattctggatactagacctttatctgatatgtcgtttccaaatattgtctcccattgtgtaggctgtctttctactttcttgatgaagttctttgatgcacaaaagtgtttcattttgaggagctcccatttctttctttctttcttcagtgctcttgctttaggtttaaggtccaaaaaaccgcctccaattgtaattttcataagatatctccctacattttcctctaactgttttatggtcttagacctaatgtttagatctttgagccattttgagttaacttttgtatagggtgtgagatacgggtcctctttcattcttttgcatatggatatccagttctctaggcaccatttattgaagagactgttctgtctcaggtgaattggcttgactttGATAAATCTTTgatttatcaaagatcaaatgtccatagatgagagggtctatatctgagcactctattcgattccattggtcgatatatctatctttatgccaataccatgctgttttgaccactgtggcttcataatatgccttaaagtctggcagcttgagacctccagcttcgttttttttcctcaagatacttatagcaattcggggcaccctgcccttccagataaatttgcttattggtttttctatttctgaaaaataagttgttgggattttgattggtattgcattgaatctgtagatcaatttaggtaggattgacatcttaactatatttagtcttccaatccatgaacacggtatgcccttccatctatttaggtcttctgtgatttcttttaacagttttttgtagttttctttgtataggtcttttgtctctttagttaaatttattcctaagtactttattcttttagttgcaattgtaaatggaattcgtttcttgatttccccctcagcttgttcattgctagtgtatagaagccctacggatttttgaatgttgatcttgtaacctgctactttgctgtacacatttattatctctagtagttttgttgtggatttttcctggttttcgacgtatagtatcatatcatctgcaaacagtgatagttttacttcttcctttccaattttgatgccttttatttctttttcttgtctaattgctctggctagaacttccaacacaatgttgaataacagtggtgatagtggacatccttgtcttgttcctgatcttagggggaaagttttcaatttttccccattgaggatgatattagctgtgggtttttcatatattctctctatcattttaaggaagttcccttgtattcctgtcttttgaagtgttttcaacaggaaaggatgttgaatcttgtcaaatgccttctctgcatcaattgagatgatcatgtgatttttctgctttgatttgttgatatggtgtattacattaattgattttcttatgttgaaccatccttgcatacctgggatgaatcctacttggtcatgatgtataattcttttaatgtgttgctggattcgatttgctagaattttgttgaggatttttgcatctatattcattagagagatttgtctgtagttttctttttttgtaatatctttgcctggttttggtatgagggtgatattggctttatGGCCCCTATTttgacaaatgaaaaatcaagggCCAGAGCAATGAAGCCACCATCAAAGCTAGTAGCTGCGTGAGGTCCCGGCAGCCGGTTGACTTGCTGGTACACTTCCACCAGTACTATATTTTTTCCATGCCCTCAGCACCCACTGGATTCTTGggtttttctaaataaaatacacAGTCCCTTATACCAAATAAGTTTGCTCTTTGGACAAGGTTATgtggaaatcaaaaccaaattattttaaaattagcctGGCGTAACAGCTCGTTTACACAGACAAGTGACTATAATATTGTTTTGCAGCAAAATGCAGGAAGGTATAGGGTCCATGTTGGGGAAGAGCTACCTCATAAAACGGCAcagttaaaaatgttcttttaggATAAACTCCGTGAAAAATACAGGTTAGGAGATGTGGATGAGATTTAACTGACATTCCCTAGTCCATTTATTTTAGTATAAAGAAATGCCTACTTTTCAAAACACACCTGCTCCTAGTCCTGGTGTGATTCCATCCTGCACAACTGTTCTTTGCAACAGTGGTTGTCCATTTCCTTTGTCTTCTCTCCTCAAATGCATGCCACCATCCCATCGAAGATTCGATGGACATGGACATGAGACCCCTGAGGCCCAAGAACTAACTTTTCAGTTGTGAACTAAAGACCGATAAAGATTAACATCTTAAGGTGGATAATGATGAAAATGAGCACCAGTTATCTTTAAGAATGGTTAGTTTAGGGGCTGGTGCAAAGGATGAATTGCGCATTGTTGACGCAGCAACGATGCATTATGAAGGCAGTCCAATTAAAGTAACGCTGGCAACTTTGAAAATGTCCCTTGGAGGCTTTGAAATAACACCACCTGTACTCTTACAGTTAAAGTGTGGTTTCAGGGCCTGTACATATTAGTGGACAGCACTTAGTAACTATGGAGGAAGATGCAGAGTCagaagatgaagaggaggaggatgtGGAAAGCAATCTGCCCCAGAAGTGGTAGCAAGTTtccacagaaaaaaatagaacttgCTACTgctgaagatgatgatgatgaagatgatgaggaaatggaagaaaaaactCCAGTGAAGAAATCTGTACGAGATAGTCCAGTGAAAATTGCACAGAAATCAAACCAGAATGAATGACTCAAAACCATcaacaccaaaaaaagaaaacaaacaaaaaaaacacatcaaCACCAAGATCAAAATGTCaagaatccttaaaaaaaaaaactcctcaaACAccgaaagcacctagttctgtggaAAACATTAAAGCAAAAATGCAAGCAAATATAGAAAAAGTTGGTTCTCTTCCCAAAGTGGAAGCCAGGTTCATCAACTACATGATGAACTGCTTCCAGATGACTGACCAGGAGGCTATTCACAATCTCTGGCAGTGGCAGAAGTCTctttaagaaaaaagtttaaacagtttaaaattttccatcttattACTCTGTTACAGTTGCTATCTGGCTGTCCTTATTATAATGCAGAATGAAAACTTATCTCTACCATGTCTAATAAATGTCCAGGTTCTTTGCCAAGAGTGTGTTGTCCAAAATGCTTGCTTAGTCTTTAAAGATGGAACTCCACCCTTTGCTTGGTTTTAAGTATGTGTGGAATGTTATGATAGGACATAGTAGTAGCAGTGATCAGACAAATGGAAATGGTGGGGAGACAAAAATATACATGTGAAATAaactcagtattttaaaaaaaaaaaaaaaaaacacctgctcCTAAAATTTAAAGTTGTGTAATcaaatttcttagaacatgttaTTTAATGAATTGCATAGAATACCCCTTAATGTGCCTGTACATCTTTTTGGTAATTCATTTTCATGTATTTAGCGTTTTCAAGTAGAGCTGAATTCTATTTCTAGTCTTCCAGCCCTCTTAATTtgtcctcttcacctttttatttctaggtatctgCAAATAATTCCTAGGTTGTGCCCTAATTTTTGGATGTCTAAGAGGACCTTAAACTCTACTTTGATGACCATAAGGAAATcactttatttcctcttctaaatAGTTTTCTTCCTCTGAATTTGTCCAGGGACTTAAAATCAAGTTGTTTAAGATGGGTCTGGGATCCACAAGAGGGGATGGGTTTTGGAGCTCATGGCTACCATTCTGACCTTCTGCAGATGTCCTTCGGCCTTCTCCGTGTGTTCTCCATTGTGATCCCCTTTCTCTATGTCGGGACGCTCATTAGCAAGAACTTTGCAGCTCTGCTTGAAGAGCATGACATTTTTGTCCCAGaggatgatgacgatgatgactGACAGGTAAGACTTGCTTTTCCCCCAGATAGACCAGGAACAGGAAGGGGGATGAAGCATCTGAACTGCGATACACTTTAGACTGGGGCAAAGGTAGCAGCCTTGGACCCTCACAGCAGGAGCTCAGACCTTTAGTGAATTGACACATCTGATGgctaatgttttaattttgctttttctgtgaaggaagaggaaaacaatcttACTGACTTAGAAATTCAGTGGAGTTTCTTCTAATTAGCTTGAATTCCTGGCCGGCATCCTGGCTGCATTCAGTTGCCCTTGATGTACCCTCATATTCCCAACCTACAAATTTTCTTGATAACTTAATATGCCTTATAAACCCACCACAACAGCTGCATTTCAGCATCTTCACATTGATGGTGGAGATTAGAAACTCCATGTCCTTCCCAGTGTCAGCTCAAGTTATTGAGCTCTGTATGAGCAGCCTGTACACGGGCACCACAGGAGTCTGGAGTCTTCCCTTTTAGCTTTCTAGGGTTGACTTTTAGTGCTCTAGTATATGTTGCTTGGCTGCCACTGCCAATATCTTAATTACTGTTGTAGATGAGGACACAGATTCTGACTCCTTAGTCTGGCATTCAAGGCTTGCCATGATTTGGTCACTCCATCTTCTAGTCTTATCTTCCATATTTCTGACCACATACCTAGTCCTAGtgttcaccatttttttttttttaatgggcaggcaccgggaatcgaacccgggtcctctggcatggcaggaaagcattcctgcctgctgagccactgtggcccgccctgttcaCCATTTCTTGAATTACCCCCACGCAGCAGTTCACTGTTTCTTCCACTTGGAAGGCTCGTCTTAATTCCACCCTTTATTCCAGCCCAACTTGAAtgccttcctttttttattgtgttccCTCATCCCTCCTTCCTCTGACCAGTAACTTGTGACATGATTATTATatgcacaaatgcacacacacatgtatactcACCCAAATTCTATTAGACTATCTTGCTGGCAGGGAACAGTTTTTATACTTTTGTGCCCCAGCACCTTGCCTGTGGTGTGAATGCTCAGTAAACATGTGAAATAATCAGATGTGTATTCAAGCCTGCTTTTCTCCTGCCATGTTTGGTAGAACCACTCCCTGGAGTTCTTTCAGTATGTAGATACAGGACTGCTGTTGCCCAATTCATTGCTACTTTTCTTTCTTACAGGGCATGGGGGaaatacagaaaagagaaagCCTTTACTTAAGAAGTGGTGATGCTCTCAGCCTTTCCTCCCCTCTTTCACAGGGAAAGCCCTTGGCCTCCCAACTCCAGTGAAGCCTCCTGCATGTTTCGTGACCATAGCTCAGATCCCCAGGTTCTTGGAGGTTCCCTGCAAAATTCTGTTCACTGTGCACTAGGCAAACAAGTAATCAAATtatgaacaaaaataataaacatcaGTCCTGATGACTGAATGACAGGTGTGCAGATATTTCTGTGGCTGAAGTTGCTCAAAATGAGCAGACTCTGGTTGTTGGTTTTTTCTCTCTGCTggactttctctctcagctgaattTATAGGCTACTGACTTGTAGCCCAGAATCTCCAGGCCCCTGTACACCCACAAAGGTAATTATGGGGGCCAGGCACCTAGTTTCAGTATTTACAAAAGCCCAACAGAAACTGTTTTCCCTCAGTAAAGTTACACAGGTTAACTAAAGCCTCAAGCTTTTTGTGTGTTTAGTAACACTGGCTAGTTAACACATGCCAAGCATAAGGAGAGTTGTTAAAAACAATTTAAGAAGTGTAATTACTAGAGATGTTTTTTCAAAACATGCATTCCTTCGGTGAAGAGAAGTAAAAGATGACCCTTGGTGCTGAAAAGTTTGGAAATCGTCAGTGATATACCTATAGATATTGGATACCTTTTTCCAGCATTTGGACTGTCTAGGAAAAGAAACACACCCATGCAAAGTAAACAGAGATCAGTTCTTCAACCTgggtcaacaaatatttattctcctATCACTTTAGAGCTGTACCAGAGTTTGCAAAAACAGTAGGGATATTGTTTTCGTTGTCTGCTTTGAACAGCTGTGTCCCTAGCAAGGTGCCCAACTGATCAGGAAATTAATTTCCTTTAAAGAATTGGTGCTTGTTGCAAGTAGAGGGGCTAGGCCTCTTAGCACCTTCTTAATCCCTCTCCATCAGTGAAAGCTGGCTAATTTGGAATAATCTGGTATCCAAACCTGGAGACTGGAGAAACAGTTAACAAAGTCATCCAGCCTCACACCCGTTATGACAGTTTCTGAGCAGATGGCCTCATCCTTTCCTGTTTACTGATATGCAAGATTCTGAGGAAGAGAATCCAATCAGGAAACATCACACttcaggaaaagaggaagaatagGTGGTATTTATACTAAGACCCCACTTGTTTCTGCAAGAGGTGAGAGAGACTGCAGACAGAAGCTTCCCACTGGCTAATCAAAAGAATTCTATCACAGAGTGACCATTATATCATGA from Tamandua tetradactyla isolate mTamTet1 chromosome 7, mTamTet1.pri, whole genome shotgun sequence includes:
- the SMDT1 gene encoding essential MCU regulator, mitochondrial, yielding MASGAVCRLTLATIRSGALGSRPGRWKGGDVCALRGASGLSLVPSRSVIVTRSGAILPKPVKMSFGLLRVFSIVIPFLYVGTLISKNFAALLEEHDIFVPEDDDDDD